In Chryseobacterium sp., the genomic window GAGCTATTCTAATAAAAGTACCAAAAATGAAGAAACCCTGCCGTTCAAAGGCAGGGCTTTTATTTTATAGAACAGGATGTCTTTCAAATTCCTGATCCCGATCGAATAAGTAGCGGTAAGTTGCCAGTTTTCTGGTTACCGTTGTATCAAGCGTTTCCGCAATTTTGATCATCTTAGGATTGAAATCCCCAATCCACTGAAGCTCAGTCGTTGTAAAATCCGTATGCTTTCTCAGGTGCTGGGTGCCTTCCCAGATCATGTATCCGTCAATTCCTTTTTTTTGCCATTCGGGAACCACTCCAAACACAAGGCCGACCATTTTTTCATTCTTTTTAAATCGCTTGAGCAGCAAAAACTTCAGCTTTTCAAAAATTCCAAACTTCCCATTTAAATATTTAAACCATTGGTTCAGGTCCGGAAGATTGATCCACATCGCGATTGGTTTTTCATTTTCATATACAAACCACGAGATATGCTCATTGATGATAGGTTTCATGGTATTGAACATTTTCAGGACCTTGGCTTCCTCCAGCTGTTTCCCTTCCCCATGAGAAGCCCATGCTTTGTTATAAACCTCAGTAAAGTCTTTGGCAAACTTCTTCAGATTGTTTTTTTTCATAGGCTGGGCAGAAATAGCAGGATTTCTTCTGTTTTTTTCATGAGCAATGGTAAAAATCCTTGAAACTTCTGCGAAAACAGGTCTCGTAAAACAAAGTTGTTCAAAATAAATCTGAAAACCATAATTTTCAAAAAGTTCCCTGTAGTAAGGGAAATTGTAATTCATTGCAAATAAAGGCTCTATAAAACCTTCAATCAAAAGGCCCCAGAATTTATCCCGTTCTCCAAAATTAATAGGCCCGTCCATGGCTTCCATTCCTTTTTCCCGGAGCCAGTTTTTACAATGGTCAAAAATAAAATCAGCGGTCTGCTGGTCATGGATACAGTCGAAAAAACCAATCCCACCGGTAGGCTGCTTCTGCTGATAGCAGTTGTTCACAAACACAGCTACTTTACCAACCGTCTTATTGTTGTTTTTAAACAGAAACCTTTTACATTCACCATTCTTAAAGAATTTGTTCTTTTCAGGATCAAAGATCTCCTCAATATGTTGATCTAAAGGCCGGATATAATTTTTGTCGTGTTGATAAAGCTGAGCAGGGAATTCCAGAAATTCCCTTTTGTGTTCTTTGTTTTGTACTTCTTCGACAATAATCATAGACTTTTTAATCAGAGCAGGTTATAAAAGATAATGTTTTTCACCTCAATTGAAATAGATGAACAGATATTATCCGTATTTTTGCTGCAAATTAAATAAAAATGGTTGATTTTACTGATAACGACGATGATATTTTCACAGGAAAAGAACATACGCCTATAAGGGAAGATGCTTTTGATAAATCGCCACAGGAAAAAATAGAAAAAATTACTGAGCTTTTTGGGGAGATTATGGAAACATTGGGACTGGATATGACCGATGATTCTTTAAAGGATTCTCCAAAGCGTGTTGCCAAAATGTATGTGAACGAGATTTTCGGAGGACTTCTTCCGGAAAACAAACCGGGGATCTCTACTTTTTCAAATAAATATAAATACCGTCAGATGCTGGTGGAAAAAGATATCACCGTATATTCTTTTTGTGAACACCACTTTTTACCCATCATCGGGAGGGCACACGTTGCCTATATCTCAAACGGAGAGGTAATCGGTCTTTCTAAAATCAACAGGATTGTTGATTATTATGCGAAAAGACCACAGGTACAGGAAAGGCTTACCATGCAGATCGTAAATGCTTTGAAGGAAGCATTGGGAACAAAAGATGTAGCCTGTATTATTGATGCAAAACACCTTTGTGTCAACTGCAGAGGGATAAAAGATACGGCGAGCTCTACCATTACGGCAGAATTAAGTGGTATATTCAGAACGAACCCTATCACAAGACAGGAATTCTTACATTATGTAGGTAGCCATGCTAAACTCGATTATTAGTAAATGAACTACCAGATCCTTAAAAATACTATTGATGCTGAACTTCAGAGATTCCAAAATATATCTGAAGAAGAGTGGTCACTCAAAACTTCACCGGAAAAATGGTCTAAAAAAGAAATTATAGGCCATCTTTGTGACAGTGCTTTTACGAATATCCGTAGATTTGTAGTGACTCAATATAAGGAGAATGAGAATATTGTATATGATCAGAACATCTGGGTAAAAGCCCAGAACTATCAGAATGTTCCCACTGCAGATCTTATTGATCTGTGGAAGTCGCTGAACTATCAGATTGTTTATATCGTTGAAAATATTCCTGGTGATGCCTTACAGAGAACCTGCGATACAACCAAAACAGAACCTCAGGTTTTTACCCTGGAGTTTTTGATCAGGGATTATGTGGATCATCTGCACCATCATTTAAAAGCAATTTAATTATGATAAAATTTAAAAAAGTTTCAGATAAAATTTTCATCACAACGATTATTTGTTGTGACAGAATATTTTTTTAACTAATTTTTGAATCTTTTAATCATTAAATCTTTTAACTTACAATAAATGCAATTAAAAATATATAACTCGCTTACAGCGGAAAAAGAAATATTCAAACCTATTTTAGAAGGAAACGTAGGAATGTATGTCTGCGGACCTACGGTATACAGCAATGTACACTTGGGAAATGTAAGGACCTTTCTTTCCTTCGATTTTATCTACCGGACCTTAATGCATTTAGGGTATAAGGTGAGATACGTTAGAAATATTACGGATGCCGGGCACCTTACCGATGATGGAAATGTAGACAATGACAGATTCGTAAAACAAACCAGACTTGAAAAACTGGAACCTATGGAGATCGTACAAAAATATACGGTAGACTTCCATAAAGTTTTAGATATGTTCAATCTGCTTCCTCCGAATATTGAGCCCACAGCAACCGGTCATATCGTAGAACAGATAGAGCTGACCCAAAAATTAATTGAAAGAGGCTTTGCTTACGAAAGCAATGGATCAGTATATTTTGATGTATTGGAATATAACAAAAGAGGCCTGAACTATGGAGAACTTTCAAAACGGAATATAGAAGAGCTTTTTGCCAATACCCGTGATCTTGACGGCCAGGGCGAAAAGAAGAATCCTCAGGACTTTGCATTGTGGAAAAAAGCTTCTCCCGCCCACATTATGAGATGGAACTCTCCCTGGGGAGAAGGTTTTCCGGGATGGCATCTTGAATGTACGGCAATGAGTACAAAGTATCTAGGAGAAACCTTCGATATCCATGGAGGAGGAATGGACCTGAAATTCCCACACCATGAATGTGAAATAGCACAAGGAAAAGCTTGCAATGATGCAGCTCCTGTAAATTACTGGATGCATGCCAATATGTTGACAATGAACTCGCAGCGTATGAGTAAGTCTACAGGGAACTATATCCTTCCGATGCAGCTGGTGACCGGAGATAATGACTTCTTTGAAAAACCTTTCCACCCGTCAATTGTACGTTTCTGCTTCCTGCAGGCACATTACAGAAGTGTGCTGGATATTTCCAATGATGCCATGATCGCCAGTGAAAAAGGCTTTATCAGGCTGATGGAAGCTGTAAAAGTATTGAACTCAGTTACTCCAGACGATGAGAAACAGTCAGGTTTCAGCCTTGAAGAGTGGAAGAAGAAATGTTATGATGCTTTAACGGATGATTTTAATTCTCCCATTCTGATTGCCCACGTATTTGAAGCCGTGAAATATATCTTTGCTGTAAATGATGGCAAGGAAACCATTTCAACAGCAGATCTTGAAGAGTTGAAAACAACACTGAATGCCTTTATCTTTGATGTGTTAGGATTACAGACCGTTGAAGAAAACAACAATGAAAAGCTAGATCAGACATTAAAGGTTTTGATTGAATTGAGAAACCAGGCAAGAAAATCCAAAAACTTTGACCTTTCAGACCAGATCAGAGACAAACTGCTTGCTGAAGGAATCGAGTTGAAAGATGGAAGAGACGGAACATCCTATGTTCTGAACTAAAAATATAACTTCGTTTTATAACCATTCCGTAGGAGTCCCATACTTAGGATTCTTACGGAATGTTTTTTTTTGCCCGCCTGGGAAAATATATCTTCGTACATTATATATAGTATATAACACGAATGTTTCTTATGAGCTATTTCCTGCTCTCCATTTCTACTCCTCACGCCAACGCTCTTCCGACACTCACGCCCACCAACCCTCCCACGCAAGCTGCGGGGTAACCATTCCTATCAGGGCTAGGATTCCTGTCGATAATTTAAAATTCAATAGAAAAGGGCTTTATCCCGTTTAATAAAAACAAATCTTCCTTCCCTGGCTTTAGCCCAAACTTAAATAAAGAATGTTTGTTTTTAAAAAAGCTTCTGCTATTATATATGTATACCTTCCATTATACATTATACATTCCCTATTATTCATTTACCCATCCTCTCTCCCAAAAACACCCCTTTACCCTCCAACTCTCCAACTCTCGAACGCCCACAGCCCTCCCCTCAAACAAATGTTTAAAATTTTTCACTCTGCCATTCAGGGTTTTAGCAAAAAATGTTACGGGAATGTAAAATTTAAGTTAAATAAACTTGTTTGGTATGGTTAAGTTGGCTTACCTTTGCCCCACTGAAAACGAGAGAAGATCAGTAAGCGCAGAAGGGCTTTTAGATAAGCAGAAACGAAATACTTTAAGATAAGAAATCTACAAAAAACGTTTAAAACTTTTTTAAAATAAAAGTTGCGAAAGTGAAAAAGATTTGTATCTTTGCATTCCCAAATAAAGGGAGCGCAGAAGGAGTAGGGCTGAGGATTGGCGAAGGATTAAGGTTACAAAAAAACTTTAAAATTTTCTTCAAAAAGATTTGGTCAAATCGAAATAAAGTTTTACTTTTGCACTCGCAAATACGGAGCAACACAGACAGAAAGATTGCTTCGTTAAAAAGCGAAAGATATAAAGATCATTGACATACAATATAACAACCAAGTAAGGAAAAACTAAAGCGTCAAAACTTTGAGTGAGTCAGACAAACATACAATGGAGAGTTTGATCCTGGCTCAGGATGAACGCTAGCGGGAGGCCTAACACATGCAAGCCGAGCGGTAGAGATTCTTCGGGATCTTGAGAGCGGCGTACGGGTGCGGAACACGTGTGCAACCTGCCTTTATCAGGGGGATAGCCTTTCGAAAGGAAGATTAATACCCCATAATATATTAATTGGCATCAATTGATATTGAAAACTCCGGTGGATAGAGATGGGCACGCGCAAGATTAGATAGTTGGTGAGGTAACGGCTCACCAAGTCTGCGATCTTTAGGGGGCCTGAGAGGGTGATCCCCCACACTGGTACTGAGACACGGACCAGACTCCTACGGGAGGCAGCAGTGAGGAATATTGGACAATGGGTGAGAGCCTGATCCAGCCATCCCGCGTGAAGGACGACGGCCCTATGGGTTGTAAACTTCTTTTGTATAGGGATAAACCTAGATACGAGTATCTAGCTGAAGGTACTATACGAATAAGCACCGGCTAACTCCGTGCCAGCAGCCGCGGTAATACGGAGGGTGCAAGCGTTATCCGGATTTATTGGGTTTAAAGGGTCCGTAGGCTGATGTGTAAGTCAGTGGTGAAATCTCACAGCTTAACTGTGAAACTGCCATTGATACTGCATGTCTTGAGTGTTGTTGAAGTAGCTGGAATAAGTAGTGTAGCGGTGAAATGCATAGATATTACTTAGAACACCAATTGCGAAGGCAGGTTACTAAGCAACAACTGACGCTGATGGACGAAAGCGTGGGGAGCGAACAGGATTAGATACCCTGGTAGTCCACGCCGTAAACGATGCTAACTCGTTTTTGGGCTTTCGAGTTCAGAGACTAAGCGAAAGTGATAAGTTAGCCACCTGGGGAGTACGAACGCAAGTTTGAAACTCAAAGGAATTGACGGGGGCCCGCACAAGCGGTGGATTATGTGGTTTAATTCGATGATACGCGAGGAACCTTACCAAGGCTTAAATGGGAATTGACAGGCTTAGAAATAGGCTTTTCTTCGGACAATTTTCAAGGTGCTGCATGGTTGTCGTCAGCTCGTGCCGTGAGGTGTTAGGTTAAGTCCTGCAACGAGCGCAACCCCTGTCACTAGTTGCCATCATTAAGTTGGGGACTCTAGTGAGACTGCCTACGCAAGTAGAGAGGAAGGTGGGGATGACGTCAAATCATCACGGCCCTTACGCCTTGGGCCACACACGTAATACAATGGCCAGTACAGAGGGCCGCTACACAGTGATGTGATGCAAATCTCGAAAGCTGGTCTCAGTTCGGATTGGAGTCTGCAACTCGACTCTATGAAGCTGGAATCGCTAGTAATCGCGCATCAGCCATGGCGCGGTGAATACGTTCCCGGGCCTTGTACACACCGCCCGTCAAGCCATGGAAGTCTGGGGTACCTGAAGTCGGTGACCGTAACAGGAGCTGCCTAGGGTAAAACAGGTAACTAGGGCTAAGTCGTAACAAGGTAGCCGTACCGGAAGGTGCGGCTGGAACATCTCATTTTAGAGCGTCATTAGACGATAAACAAAATTAGTATCGCAAGATACAAGTACTTACTTAAAGAGAAGCTTTAGTTTTTTGTTTGGTTGGTTATATTAACAATACAACACCCACTAGAAATTAGTAAAAGGGATTGAGACGAGAGGCAAGATAAAAGAAGAAGATCAGTCTGATATCTAATATCTGAAATCTGTTAGTCTAACAGACAGTCTCGTAGCTCAGCTGGTTAGAGCGCTACACTGATAATGTAGAGGTCGGCAGTTCGAGCCTGCCCGAGACTACTAATTATAAGACGGGAAGATATAAGATGCTAGAGCTCAGATTTTAAAAGTCTGAAATCTAAGATCTGACATCTGAAGTCTACTAGAGGGGGAATTAGCTCAGCTGGCTAGAGCGCCTGCCTTGCACGCAGGAGGTCAAGGGTTCGACTCCCTTATTCTCCACCATCATAGATGGTTTATTTTTAAAAAAGCAAATAGAGCCAAAAACAATATTTGCGAATTAAATCAGAAATAGAATTAAGATCATTGACATTAACGGTAAAGACATCACAAAGAGAAAACCGAGCGCATAAAGCGCTTGAGTAACCAATAGGAAAGAAATCGTTAAGGGCGTATGGCGGATGCCTAGGCTTTCAGAGGCGACGAAGGACGTGGTAAGCTGCGAAAAGCTGCGGGGATTGGCACACACGAATTGATCCGCAGATATCCGAATGGGGCAACCCGGCATGTTGAAGACATGTCACCTCGCAAGAGGAGCAAACCCGGAGAACTGAAACATCTAAGTACCCGGAGGAAAAGAAATCGAAGAGATTCCGTAAGTAGTGGCGAGCGAAAGCGGATTAGCCCAAAAGCTTTTATATGTTTAATAGAATGTTCTGGAAAGAACAGCCGTAGCGGGTGATAGCCCCTTATATGAAAGGCATATTTAAGTGATAAATGAGTAGGGCGGGACACGTGAAATCCTGTCTGAATATGGGGGGACCATCCTCCAAGGCTAAATACTCCTGAAAGACCGATAGTGAACAAGTACTGTGAAGGAAAGGTGAAAAGCACTTCGAATAGAAGGGTGAAATAGAACCTGAAACCGTACGCCTACAAGCGGTCGGAGCAGCGTAATGCTGTGACGGCGTGCCTTTTGCATAATGAGCCTACGAGTTAATTTTACTAGCGAGGTTAAGGTATTAAGTACCGGAGCCGGAGCGAAAGCGAGTCTGAATAGGGCGTATAGTTAGTAGGATTAGACGCGAAACCTTGTGATCTACCCATGGGCAGGTTGAAGCTCTGGTAACACAGAGTGGAGGACCGAACCGGTTGACGTTGAAAAGTCTTCGGATGACCTGTGGGTAGGGGTGAAAGGCCAATCAAACTGGGAGATAGCTCGTACTCTCCGAAATGCATTTAGGTGCAGCGTCGTATATAAGTTTATTAGAGGTAGAGCTACTGATTGGATGCGGGGGTTTCATCGCCTACCAATTCCTGACAAACTCCGAATGCTAATAAATGTTCTACGGCAGTGAGGGCATGGGTGCTAAGGTCCATGTCCGAGAGGGAAAGAACCCAGACCAACAGCTAAGGTCCCCAAATATATGTTAAGTTGAAACAACGCGGTTGGACTGCATTGACAGCTAGGATGTTGGCTTGGAAGCAGCCATTCATTTAAAGAGTGCGTAACAGCTCACTAGTCGAGCGGTCCGGCATGGATAATAATCGGGCATAAACATATTACCGAAGCTATGGATTTATATTTTAGATATATCTGGTAGGAGAGCATTCTATTTGCGCAGAAGCATTACTGTGAGGTATTGTGGAGCGGATAGAAAAGAAAATGTAGGCATAAGTAACGATAAAGCAGGCGAGAAACCTGCTCACCGAAAGACCAAGGCTTCCTCAGCCATGCTAATCAGCTGAGGGTTAGTCGGGACCTAACGCGAACCCGAAAGGGGTAGTGGATGGACAATGGGTTAATATTCCCATACTTGCTCACACTAAAAAGGGGACGGAGTGCCGTACTTACTGGAGACTGACGGAATAGTCAAGGCCTAGCCTTCGGGCGAAGCTGCTGTAGGGAAAGTGCTTCCAAGAAAAGCCGAAGTGAAGCAACCCGTACCAAAACCGACACAGGTGGTCGAGGAGAGAATCCTAAGGTGCTCGAGTGAGTCGTGGCTAAGGAACTAGGCAAAATAGTCTCGTAACTTCGGAAGAAGAGACGCCATCAGCAATGGTGGCCGCAGTGAAGAGGCCCAGGCGACTGTTTATCAAAAACACAGGACTCTGCTAAATCGAAAGATGCTGTATAGGGTCTGACACCTGCCCGGTGCTGGAAGGTTAAGGAAGGTGCTTAGGGTTAAACCGAAGGCATTAACTGAAGCCCCAGTAAACGGCGGCCGTAACTATAACGGTCCTAAGGTAGCGAAATTCCTTGTCGGGTAAGTTCCGACCTGCACGAATGGTGTAACGATCTGGGCACTGTCTCAGCCACGAGCTCGGTGAAATTGTAGTATCGGTGAAGATGCCGATTACCCGCAATGGGACGAAAAGACCCTGTGAACCTTTACTATAACTTCGTATTGACTTTGAGTAAGTAATGTGTAGGATAGGTGGGAGGCTTAGAAGCATGCACGCTAGTGTTTGTGGAGCCGACGTTGAAATACCACCCTTTACTTACTTGGAGCCTAACTTCTTTTAGAAGGACATTGCGTGGTGGGTAGTTTGACTGGGGTGGTCGCCTCCAAAAGAGTAACGGAGGCTTTCAAAGGTACCCTCAGCACGCTTGGTAACCGTGCGTAGAGTGTAATGGCATAAGGGTGCTTGACTGTGAGACCAACAAGTCGATCAGGTGCGAAAGCAGGACATAGTGATCCGGTGGTTCCGTATGGAAGGGCCATCGCTCATAGGATAAAAGGTACTCCGGGGATAACAGGCTAGTCTCCCCCAAGAGCTCACATCGACGGGGAGGTTCGGCACCTCGATGTCGGCTCGTCACATCCTGGGGCTGGAGAAGGTCCCAAGGGTTGGGCTGTTCGCCCATTAAAGTGGCACGCGAGCTGGGTTCAGAACGTCGTGAGACAGTTCGGTCTCTATCTATTGCGGGCGTTAGATGTTTGAGAGGGCTTGATTCTAGTACGAGAGGACCGAATTGAACAAACCTCTGGTGTATCAGTTGTACCGCCAGGTGCACCGCTGAGTAGCTACGTTTGGAAGAGATAAGCACTGAAAGCATATAAGTGCGAAACTCGCCTCAAGATGAGACATCTTTTAAGGGTCGTTGTAGATGACGACGTTGATAGGCTACAGGTGTAAAGACAGTAATGTCATAGCCGAGTAGTACTAATTACCCGTAGATTTATAGTCTATGGTTGCTTTTATAAACCAAGTGCTTTATGCGCAATGAAGGTTTTGTCTTTGTGAAAGTTTTTATCGATTAAACCAGATGTCAGATAAAAGACATCAGATGACAGACATTAAGTCTGATATCTGAAATCTATGCTCTGATATCTTATATACCTTCTTTAGGGTGGTTTTAGCGGTGGGGCTCACCTGTTCCCATTCCGAACACAGAAGTTAAGCCCACCAGCGCCGATGGTACTGCTAACGCGGGAGAGTAGGCCGCCGCCAGTTTTTATTTTATTTTTAAAAAACCTTTATCATAACGATAAAGGTTTTTTTTTTATATACATTATATACCTTACGTATCTATACTTATATCTATACCTGTACCTCTATTGTACCTCTATATATATACGTAGATCTCCACTCTCTCTATTCATCTCTATCTCTATCTCTATCTCTATCTGCATCTATCCCGGAAGATCCGGTTACCTTTACCGATTGCGATACGTTTAGGCTAAAGCCATAGGGCAGCGCTCTCTTTGAGAACGGGCTAAAGCCCGTCCCTATTGAAACATGCAAGCCTGCATTTAATCCATCACCACTTATCCTTTATTCCCCATTATTGATCATTTATAATCCAGAATCCAGAATCTGAAATCTGAGATCTGAGATCTGGAATCTATACTCTCCCTAAAAGTCGTTTATATCCCCCGAATGAAAAGATCTATTTTCTTAATTTTATCTCTTTATTATATCTATCCCTGCTTTTTTATAATCAATAGAAATGGGTTTAGCCCATTTACTTATATGATATCTGGGATGATGGGCTTTAGCCCAACCTATTTGTAATTAGGATTAACTTTGCTGTATTTATGTTTCGGCTAAAGCCGTAGGATTGCATAACCTTTAGAACGGGCTAAAGCCCGTCCCTATTGAAATATGCAGTTCAATCC contains:
- the folE gene encoding GTP cyclohydrolase I FolE, whose amino-acid sequence is MVDFTDNDDDIFTGKEHTPIREDAFDKSPQEKIEKITELFGEIMETLGLDMTDDSLKDSPKRVAKMYVNEIFGGLLPENKPGISTFSNKYKYRQMLVEKDITVYSFCEHHFLPIIGRAHVAYISNGEVIGLSKINRIVDYYAKRPQVQERLTMQIVNALKEALGTKDVACIIDAKHLCVNCRGIKDTASSTITAELSGIFRTNPITRQEFLHYVGSHAKLDY
- a CDS encoding DinB family protein, producing MNYQILKNTIDAELQRFQNISEEEWSLKTSPEKWSKKEIIGHLCDSAFTNIRRFVVTQYKENENIVYDQNIWVKAQNYQNVPTADLIDLWKSLNYQIVYIVENIPGDALQRTCDTTKTEPQVFTLEFLIRDYVDHLHHHLKAI
- the cysS gene encoding cysteine--tRNA ligase, which translates into the protein MQLKIYNSLTAEKEIFKPILEGNVGMYVCGPTVYSNVHLGNVRTFLSFDFIYRTLMHLGYKVRYVRNITDAGHLTDDGNVDNDRFVKQTRLEKLEPMEIVQKYTVDFHKVLDMFNLLPPNIEPTATGHIVEQIELTQKLIERGFAYESNGSVYFDVLEYNKRGLNYGELSKRNIEELFANTRDLDGQGEKKNPQDFALWKKASPAHIMRWNSPWGEGFPGWHLECTAMSTKYLGETFDIHGGGMDLKFPHHECEIAQGKACNDAAPVNYWMHANMLTMNSQRMSKSTGNYILPMQLVTGDNDFFEKPFHPSIVRFCFLQAHYRSVLDISNDAMIASEKGFIRLMEAVKVLNSVTPDDEKQSGFSLEEWKKKCYDALTDDFNSPILIAHVFEAVKYIFAVNDGKETISTADLEELKTTLNAFIFDVLGLQTVEENNNEKLDQTLKVLIELRNQARKSKNFDLSDQIRDKLLAEGIELKDGRDGTSYVLN